The genomic window TTAAAATCCCTGCTAACTTCAAATGTTTAACCTGCAAAACATCGCATTTATGAATTTCGGACTCCGGTGGACAGTAGATATTCAGAAGAACCTAGGTTAGGGGTATATACTTACTTTAGAGTTTTTAGGTGCATAGATGATGAAAAGAATAACATATATGGCTTGAAGAATAGCACCAGCAACATTAATAGTGATAGTAAGCATGCCATCATGTTTAAGTAAACCATAATATGTCCATAATGATGTACTTAATAATGTGCAAATGTACGACATCCCGTTGAAATTCTCTGTCGATTTCTTCTTCACTATACTTTTAAACGATGTTGGTTCAGGCATTTACCCGAACATGTTGTATGATATACTCATCATGCTGTAGCTTCAACCTTTGATAGCTTCCAAACTCACCCAGATTCATTCTCTTGAATTAGCATTACAGTTCCATTTCGGTATACT from Papaver somniferum cultivar HN1 unplaced genomic scaffold, ASM357369v1 unplaced-scaffold_9911, whole genome shotgun sequence includes these protein-coding regions:
- the LOC113346549 gene encoding bidirectional sugar transporter SWEET16-like isoform X1 gives rise to the protein MPEPTSFKSIVKKKSTENFNGMSYICTLLSTSLWTYYGLLKHDGMLTITINVAGAILQAIYVILFIIYAPKNSKVKHLKLAGILNLGFYTTVVLITFLATHVSVRITVIGFLCAGLTLVMYASPLVSMAFLDAVSWSIEFSRSPIILD
- the LOC113346549 gene encoding bidirectional sugar transporter SWEET16-like isoform X2 → MPEPTSFKSIVKKKSTENFNGMSYICTLLSTSLWTYYGLLKHDGMLTITINVAGAILQAIYVILFIIYAPKNSKVKHLKLAGILNLGFYTTVVLITFLATHVSVRITVIGFLCAGLTLVMYASPLVSMISEL